TGTTGATGATCGTCCCCGAGCCCTCGGCGGTGGTCATCGCCGGGGTCGGTGTGGCTCTGGCCGGCTGGCGGATGGCCAGGCGGCGGAAGGGTGGGAAGCCCTCCGCCTGATTACTCCAGCGGTCAAGTGGCTGCAGATGTGTGACGGTGAATCGCTGGTAACAAGTGTTCTTCGGGAATGGATCTGACGGTCGCGACGGTGTGGTGCGATCGCTTGGTTGGTGATGGGGCAAGCAGCAGGAGATCTCCAAATGGTCGGATCGCATGAGGTCGTGGCGATGAAGGTCGAGCGAACGCCGTTCACCAGCTTGGCAGCAACGACGCTGATGGCTGTGGTGGTGATCGGTCTTTGTGTCTCGCTGGGGCTGTGAAGCGACTAGTGCTCTGCGGCCAGCAGGACCACTGGTGTGATGAGCAAGTGGCAC
This portion of the Planctomycetota bacterium genome encodes:
- a CDS encoding PEP-CTERM sorting domain-containing protein codes for the protein LMIVPEPSAVVIAGVGVALAGWRMARRRKGGKPSA